Part of the Cyprinus carpio isolate SPL01 chromosome A12, ASM1834038v1, whole genome shotgun sequence genome, taatatatttaaaatacatttatttcatattaagtatagttcaaatctaatAACATATTTACTGAAGAATAACTTGAGACTtcctgatataaaaattataattaaactttacttGGCAtattacttgtgcacaatgccCTTTTCCTAATATTAAttctaaaatttgttttaatgtcaatTTGATGAgtattgtatgatctttgaataatatcagactttaaatgcaaaaattttaagtgtacctgaagtatacttgcaatagttccacatcacaacaaaaaaaaataataaaataaacaacactacATAACAACTACCtcacaaaaaacatcaataacaaaaaaattagttCCAATCCAACATACCATAATTAAAccataccagtttagtatactaaaagtacaatcaCAGGACATTTTATTAggtacataaatataaacatttatttgtagtatacttagcattaaataaatgtatttcaaacacatttaagtatttttttttcactagggaTAACactatgaaattaaattttaaagggatagttcacccaaaaatacaaattaccccataatttactcaccctcaaggcatcttaggtgtataagactttcttctttcaggtgaatacaatcggagttatatttaaaaatgtcctggctcttccaagctttataatggcagtgaatgggtgatattcaatagtccaatagaagACCAGTAAACTGTgccaatccatcataaaaaagtatCCCACACGGCCCAAGGGgtttaataaaggcctcctgaagtgaatcaatgcattttttaaagataaatagcCATACTTAAATCTTTACAAATACATACGTGAGAGAGTTGCATTCCGGCTGATGACATAGGACGCTGGCGCAGcgtaactctgattgtattcgtctgaaagaataaagtcatacacacctaagATCATAGATATGCATACATATCTATGCCTATGATTTATGatgtttgtgtgaactatcccttttatacaaaaattaaaccCAGAAGAGTATTTGTGTCATTTTATGTGTCATTTAatgaattgctgaataaattaatagattaaaaaaaaaagtgccatgtCATTGACCAAAACATAAATTTGATATAATCTAACTACAAGATTTTCAAGTAGGTTTCAGGGTGAAAAATGATGAGCGTGATTGACCAaatacaacatgttcctggatcaacatccttgttgatcctggaacatcattccaatcaaccaatcagaatcgagagataacttttcaggaaatgtcagttttatgcTTACAATCAGGggattaggtgcttctacacccttgttaatcagctatcatttccctctgattttaggaataaattatgggtaaggttaggttttggggtagggattgggttaagtctgtatttttggacagtaatgttgatccaggatcaacaaaagatgaaattccaagtatgggtcacacATCACATCATTTGCTTTCctttgaaaaatacacacactgaGTGCTGACTCCAGTGTTTTGCTGACTTTTCCAGCAGAATGGCTGACACATCTCACATAACACCTGTAATCAGGGGCTGCCAGCAGTGCCCGGGGGACATAAAGCAGTGTGGTGATGCCCCGCCGTGACAGCCGTCCTTGTTCCAGCTGACAGGTCTGTATGTGGGCCGGAGTGGCGACAGCACCCGTGTAACTAAAGGCAGGAGTCTCTGCCTCTGGGGAGATAATGTTATCTCCAGCGTCAAGGAGTTCTCCCATCCCTCCTCCACAAAAACCCATCCCCTGAGAAGCATGAGGCATCTCGCCCCCACACCTCCCCTCTCACCCTGCCTACACCACAGTCCTGGCACTAAGTCACCTCTGTCATGTCCGCAGAGACTCGAAGCGTGCTTTTGTGGTGAAAACAGAATACGTGAACTGCAGAGGTTCACTTACTGGTCACTggatgtatgtacagtatgtgtatgaaTATATGTCCTTGCCGTGACCATGGCATTGTGGGGCATAGCTAGTTGGGATTACCATTCCTGCTTTTCCTCGATGTTCAAGGAATGTGAATTACTCCACAGATTCAGAAGGGTCTCTACACATGACCTCCAACAGAAGGAGGCAGAGCCGATGAAATCAGCTAATCCtccctttccttttttctttttcattaaaaagagattttaagtgtgaaagtattatttttttgcctCAAATGCAGTGGATTTCCACAGATATTCAAGTCAGCTGGATTATTCAAGGTGGGAGGCACAGAAAGGAAATTaacttgaaagaaaataaaacacaagtaACTAAAACAAGCATTTCTTGCCTATTTTGTCTTTGACTGCTCCAACTGAACGCCTTccattgttttaaacaaatatggcCATCCAAAAGCAAGGGACAATGCAAACTATTATACATACTATAATACCAAAGACTACTGAATACCCTTAAGGGATTTTGACTATACTAAACCATTGTCAATGTATAGGACCAGCCTATATGCCAGTGACTGTCAATTTAGACACGCTTGACACTCTTTGACACCTCATGCTAATGTAAAGAGAAATGCAGGCCAATCTGGGCATGATTTTACTGTATCAACTGTGTCAATAATCAAACCATAAAGGGTGTAAAGGGACAAGATGGATTCCCGTTTGAGTGTAAGAGGTATGAAGGagagatttttttgttattttttgtgacaTACTTAGGAGGAACTGAAATGAGCAGAACAAATCAAAATACAGCCTTAATATCCAGCTAGCTATTCAATGGGAATTTAATGGGAAATGGTAAAATCTTTGCCTTGAAATTGATCGGCTAAATTCTAGAGAACACAAACTTATGGTCCGTGAAGAACTTATtgaggtgtgtgcttttgaatGAAAACTGATCAAATCCGAATTATAAATATAAGTACCACAATggccataaatatttttaaacatatagaGTTTGCTTAATCTCATTATggctttaaacaaacaaagaatgtTGTTTATTAACTTGTATGTGGAATTTTGaggaacatatttttttttttttgaaaacgcAAACATTCTATGGAAgcaatgtaaatttatttaatatctatataaaGAACTCATCAAATGCAAAAATCAAAAGCTATCCACTGAAAAAAGTTGTACAGATTGATCTTTTTATTCAAGTACAGAATCTATTTTGTTTCACGTTGCATGTTTAATCCATTTCTTAAAGAATCGATACAAGTATACTTCTAGAACAGTCATTGCCTTGTAAGACTGCCACCCACAATTCATGCTAAATCTGAGactaatgcattacattttgaaatgtaggaGAGCACTTGTGGGACACTTTGAGATTATCATAAAAGGGAGAAAATAAATTATGAGTCTAAATCACTGGGCAACAAACTGAGCTAATGTTTCAAAGTGCTTGTGCTGAGTTATTTTGTCTCTGGAAGTGATTTTAGTGAAGCACTTTGGCTTGTTGCATCCCTTTTCTCTCAAAtatgtgatttatattttttatttatttttttgttagaatTATATAAAGCATGACATTGCCTAAAATATCAAGTAAACTAAAATTGATATATTAGATTGATTAATCAACAAGGAACAAAATGTCAATATCCTAAATAACTACATTTGTCCCACAACAATATTTATCCATCTTAAGAAaatttccaacaaaaaaaaaaaaaaaataataataaaaaatcaagaaTTCAAAGATCAAGAGTAATTATAAATGAATCAGTATATGTTCTTACAAAATGCAAAAGAAGTACAAAGAATAATTACATATAACCTCTCACATCCTCAGTAATTCTTCATGCTAATGTAGCAAAACAAAAGTCAACAGGTCTTCAGACGAGCAAAGACAGTGCATATGTATTCAGACATGTTCACAGATATGACTCTGCTCTTTCCCAGAGTTGCATCTCAGAGAAGAATCCCTCACAAAGCCCATAGCCATGATCTAAGGTAAGTGGGATGGCTTGGACTTCCTCTTTAATCTCCCAAGGGTGCTGCTGATGCTGGTGGACCTGATCTGTGAACATTCCCTCGTAATATTGCGGGTGGACCTGTACCTGCTGGTGGTGCTGTTGGTGAAAGTCCTCCATGTTGCATCCCATCATGCCGTTCGCCTCTAGGTAAGCACAAGCCTGTTCGTCCTCATTTCTGTAGCCAGGCCCGTGCTGGTTCTGTGAAGATAGCTCCATCTCGCATCCCAGCGAGCTCAGTGCTGTGTTGATATCCAAATCCTCAAACGTGCTGTCATTCCCACTTAGCACATCGTCAAAAACAGATGCCAGGTCAAAATCTCCTCTCAATATGTCTGAAGTTTTGATGTCGGTGGTTAACAGAGGGCTCTTGGAGACTCTGGCCAGCTTGCTGCCTCGTTTGGGGAAGACTTGCTTGCGTTTGTTTCCTGGGACAGGTCCTTGGAAGTGGACCATTCCCATTTGTTGGCCAGTCTGATTGCACTGAGAGCCGTATGAAGAGCTGGGAGAGGATAACATTTTGCTCTGTCTTTGGGTATTGAAGTTTGTGGCAGGCATTCGGCGGCGTTTGAAAACGCCATTGACAAACATGTCAGCATACTGCGGGTCGATTTGCCAAAAGCCTCCTTTTCCTGGCTCGTCTTTCTGCCTGGGCACTTTCATGAAGCACTTGTTCAGGGACAAGTTATGGCGGATTGAATTctaaaagaaaaggagaaaaatctgtttatttatgaGTTAAAAATAGGGAtagcagtttttttatatttatatttaaattgaaaaaaaaatttattacgcAAATTTAATTGAGCTGTTTGAATACAAAGCCAACATTTTTGTTAGAGTGTAGAATATAAATGCAATAACTTCTAGTAACCGCACTAGACAGCACGCATAAAGGTCCCTATATAAATCCCACTGTGCAACAGGTAGAGGTGTCCTATTTCATTGGCTcactgtgtgtgtgacagagacaaATGGGGGAGGGGAATGTTGCGTGTACAGGAGATGAAACGTGGTGAATAAGGCCGACGCTCTCTAGTAATGCAGCGCTCCTTGTTTCTCATGATCAGTGGCTCCCTTAAGGATCCCTCATTATGGAAGGAGGACTCAGGAAACCTAGTGCTCTTGGGTATAGTGGTCTCAGCTTCCATCATCAGTCACCCTACCTTAACTATAGATGAGTGCACAGGCCTGTTTTGGTACTGCTGTATCAACAAACACCAATTAATAGTGTCAATTTGACTTACGAATGAATGACTCTtcagaaaaataagaaacatacAGTGAAATATACAGAGGGGTAGTTCGATTACCAAACAAATGACTGAAATGGTTCTTTATAGTGAGAATCTGAAATATACAGAGCTATAAGTGTAGTGTGAGTGCAGAACTACTGACTcttatgaaccggttcttttcagtgaatcagaaacatacagatATGTAAATGTAGTACGATTATCtaacgaatgactcttatgagccggttcttttttagtgaatcagaaacatactgTCATACAAGTGGGGTCTGAATCCCGAACATGACTCtattttagtgaatcataaaCCTTGAAATTGAACGAATTGAACagcaagttattatttttatgtttaattcaaaagGTTTAAAAAGTAAACACTTCTTATAAGAGATGCATTAACATTGTTATATCTGGTCtggaaaactgaaatttaaaatgaatatctgAAATTAACTTGTTTAGCAAGAGACTGAATAAgataattttaacaaaaagatttgtatttctttttccccacaaaagtactaaaaatatCGTTAAAAGCACCGTTAAGAAACCTGAATCGTTAAGAGGGATCGTATAATGGCAGGTGCACCTgtttcactaaataaataaataaataaataaataaatgctgtttttctttctctatttcaAAAATCTAAAGATACTGCATTtcaatgcagaaagaaaaaaaaacttaagtgatTCTCAAAGATAAATAGGTGAAGTTACCTGCCAACTTGGCTCCGCGTatctgtaataacagaaattCTCCGTGATCCAGCTGTATATGGCTGACAGagtgattttggttttgttaCTAGCTTGCATCGCCATGCAAATCAGAGTGGCATATGAATAGGGAGGCTTCACATGGCGGTTTGTTTTATAGTCTATTTCCTCTGACAGATTTGTTTGCGCCGTTATGTAGTGTCCCGCTTGCTGGTGCGCGTATGAATTTGCCAAACTGCTGCAGGACGTTGTGGGATTCCCAGGTGTTTGTGGCATCCCTGTGGCGGCGGTATCTCCAGCAGGTGGGCTGGAGGGCGAGTCGGTGCCCCCCTGCTGGTTTTTGTTGTAGAAGAGGTGTTGCGGATGGCAGCCGGAGCTGGGAGTTCGCTCAGGATTggcactgaggatggagaagttCTGCAGCCAGTGCAGACTGGTGAGACTGTCGTCAAAGTGAACAGAGCCGCTGACATTGTCCTGGTCCTCCGGATGAAGCATCATCCATTTCTCCTTGAATTTAGTCGCTATCTCGGGACTCACTAACACTGGCATCATGGGCACGATTTAGTGTTTTTGAAGAAACAGATCTGTAAAACAGACAGCGTTGCTTGAAATTTCaaaaataacagttaataaaAATTTACCAGTGTGTATTTTGTAAGCGTATAATCCACCACAAGGTTAGGCAGACGAAATCCCTCAAATCAAATGCCTACCTGCGAAATGAAAACGCGCCGAAGACCTTTCGGTTTGACCCGTAACGGTGAATATCTCTCAGTCCGTTAGATTCAGCCCGTTCGCCTCAGTGCAACAAGTGCAGCAGATCCACAAAAGCACACATGCCCTGTTATCGACTGTGTAAAAGTATCATTCCAATCCTGTCTTTAAGAAAGCCATGTAGTAACACATTTACGTTTTCGCAAGCGAGTGAATACGAGAGAAATGAGATGTAGGCTTTGCGCTCTGCCGTTTAGCCTGTCTCTTAATAGCCCTTTAAATGTTGAcgcgttctgattggttgagagcTCCAGAGTTCAACATGTCATTGTCCCTCGCGAGCAATGCGTTCAACCACACATCCGCGCAAAATGTGACAGGTGCTCATTTTCTTGCAATTAT contains:
- the foxj1b gene encoding forkhead box protein J1-B, which codes for MMPVLVSPEIATKFKEKWMMLHPEDQDNVSGSVHFDDSLTSLHWLQNFSILSANPERTPSSGCHPQHLFYNKNQQGGTDSPSSPPAGDTAATGMPQTPGNPTTSCSSLANSYAHQQAGHYITAQTNLSEEIDYKTNRHVKPPYSYATLICMAMQASNKTKITLSAIYSWITENFCYYRYAEPSWQNSIRHNLSLNKCFMKVPRQKDEPGKGGFWQIDPQYADMFVNGVFKRRRMPATNFNTQRQSKMLSSPSSSYGSQCNQTGQQMGMVHFQGPVPGNKRKQVFPKRGSKLARVSKSPLLTTDIKTSDILRGDFDLASVFDDVLSGNDSTFEDLDINTALSSLGCEMELSSQNQHGPGYRNEDEQACAYLEANGMMGCNMEDFHQQHHQQVQVHPQYYEGMFTDQVHQHQQHPWEIKEEVQAIPLTLDHGYGLCEGFFSEMQLWERAESYL